A stretch of DNA from Paramisgurnus dabryanus chromosome 19, PD_genome_1.1, whole genome shotgun sequence:
AACCTTCATTATCCTCAAGATTGGCAGCAAATGGGTTAAAGTTGGTGAACTCAAACCACCTGGGTATAAGCCAAACCAACCATTCACTGAGATTGACCTCGGCAACTTTGGAAATAAAGGATGATGTGCACTGAATCACTGGGCTTCCTAGGAGCAAAGACACGGGTGTGCAATCTGGACTTGTAGGGGTTTGCTCTTTGTATTATTTAGTTTGTGACGGGTCAATGTTTCAGGGTGTTATTCAAAAGCCCAGATCTCAATGTCCTGCACATAGAAGTCTTCTGTTTTAGACAGCATTGGATTCCCAAAGGTCTTACACGAGTTAGTTCGGCCGTGATAAAGGTCTCCATCTAACCATAAGCCAAATTCACCCCTAAAAAGAAATAAAGGGAGTATTTAGGCATTTTTTCTTCATAAAACAGCTTATGGCAACTATTCACCCTTACATACCCTCCACCACCGAAAGCTAAGGAGTCTGGATCTCCTTTCATAAAGAATAAGTTGTCACCAGTCCACTTGAAAACCTAAAAAGATTCAAGATTTTTAGCATGTTACAATCCatctgtgtcatttcactttacttattatgactcaacttgtgtacttaaatgttctgattgtatgaattcaatatttggcttgatggctacatctggtgaaattttgtgtcaatagcccacatTGAAATCcccatactgataaaaatgctgatgtgtcaattacttattttccccgctgtatattatattgatcacattggccctcatttatcattcttgcgtagaaacgggcgtatatgttggcgtaagattgtgcttacactcctctcaccgcctgatttatgaaactgtgcgtaccgttgatattcaggtgtacgcaatatctgcccttcataaatgccgcggctgaaaacgatcgtcattagaataacacgtccatataaattcaagtctccacctcccccacgccctcattttacgacattgacacatggaagacggcaaagaagacAAAACCggggaagtggaaagaaacattttttttatttgggagtttaaagagcgggattaaagacattaataattgcatgacattttgtaatatttgtattattatttttattattaatgacgcttaattgatatttagaagaataattatttattattattattatttactgttgcctacatctaaattctatgtctgcttaatggttcagttatttttttttaaataatattttaaaatgatgtagtaacttttgtagtgtgttgttctgtatttacataaagttgtttgttagctgtatcttagatccagtttgatacggagctccggatataattcaaattaacaatttgtttccacgacatccacatgttttaccaagctaattcataatttgaagtaataataattgtaatagtaattacgaaatattataataattaattccaaggagcaaactgttgaatattgggaacaaattctaaatttatggccatactttagactaaataagaaaaaatagtgtccataatgtagcataaaaaataattcgtggccataattttgtccgcatgtcatcatgatcggatttacggctccattcaacacaagcattttaccttacctcatatgtatttatttatcatcgaatggtatgtaactagcttaccttttattgcattaccatgttttcgtagcacatccttgtgctttcttgcaatgtgccgcttcagattccaggattactaaacttttacagtctctccgcagtccctttcaatttttcttcctgctcaatcttaactttgatttttactttacatttatgtattaggcttgaattccataacttattgctagacgtttttacagattctcgaactagcaaattatcaaagggcgttctgggttcaacgagcggtgctgagggAGCGGAATTTTCGGAAAGGCGCTTTTATGGTAATATTATCGCTCCGCTCCCACTAAGCTCCGTTCATGTGCTCGCTGTTAAACGTCAGGCAAAGCGCACAGGCTCTCgactgaaggaatacatatgcatacaaatcaaatgctttggtaaagtatcacaaattaaacattgaacattgttgcataaaaataaacactgaagtttataattactatgtttttttacagtgggtcataatatatcatatattttagtttgtcagtgcgttttgtggtgttaggaagtgtttgcgcatttctgcactaactcaaaatgtgcgtacaccacctcctgagctggcgtaggatttgagcgtgccgtacgccaacgtccatattgataaatctcaaattcaccgtggttttgggtgtacgcaaggtgtacgctggaaatttggtgtacgcacttttgataaatgagggccattgtcTTTTAGAATTTGGTACAGGCATTGACTGTGGGCCATAGTAGACTGACCTCAATTACAAACGTGTGCATAATAAATTGCATAAAACATTCACATACCAGTCCATCAAAGAACTACAAATACACCTGATGTAATCTCACCTCAAAGTCTGGACAAAAGGTGAAGAGGAACGTCTCTCCAGTACCGTAAAAGCTATCACTGACTTTCAATGGCTCTGAAGCAAGAGCTCCAAACAACTGCAGAAACAAACCACAGCTTGTATGAACTACAAGACATGATTCAAGCATGCAAAAATAGACATAAATTACAAGAATAACtaaaaaaacaatgcataaaTAACAGGGTAGATCCTTCTTTACTGAATGTAACAGTGGACCACATAAATTTTCAAATTAAACCAACCTTTGAACCTGAGGCATACCTGTCCATCACTGTCTTTGACGACCATGAGAACCGGAGACTCCTGGCCTTGCATGGCCCGGTATAAGCTCTTGATACTCATGCCGTGGTTTGATGTGCTGAATGCTAAAGACCAAGGATAGCCGATCGTCCTGGGGGGCAGGTGCTTGGACAACTAAGGATTGAGAGGAAAGTGAGAAGTAAGTAATAAACACCGCTGAAGATCAGAGGTGGTTTGTTATAGCAGGACAATCTTAAAACACTTTGGGGTGTAACTTGACGTTGTGATACAAAACACTTGCTTTcggtagaaatatctaaaacttcttaaatcaagatttattttcttgatgagcaaaattacctaagaaaataagtctagtttttagacaaaaaatatacaatttaagtgaatttgtgcataaaactatcaaaaatatcttgaattaagtgtttaagaaaaaattaaacttatttcaagatttctttttctcaccccattagcagatttttggcttgttttaagcataaattcactgaaattgtatattttttgtctaaaaactagacttattttcttaattttcttattttcaagataaagcatcttaatgtaagaatttttagacaTTTCTACTGAAATCaagcaaaaatacaaaaataccaagtaagaaagccattttttgcagtgttaagATGAAGTGCATTGCATCGCTCAATAAAGGAGTTAAATAAATGTGCGGTCTGGGCCATTGAGAGTTGAATATAAATGAGATCCACAGATAGATATGGGCAGAAATCATCTCAGACAGATTAATGAGCAGCAGTTATCTTACCTTTTCAATCTGGTCTGGCTGCAGCAGGACACTGGGTTCATTCAGATTAGGCTTGAATGTCTCTGGTTCTGGGTCAGCCTTAACCATATGTTTGGAGTTCACCTCCTCTTTAGTCGTGATCTaatttaaagaataaataatTGCACGTAAGCACCATCATTCGTTTTACCTGAAATTTCCCAAACGCTTTCTTATATTGAGagtattttatttgtatatgaATGCTGTATGTTGTGCTAAAATGTACTATGTTTTTTAACAACCATGTGGTAATGTGAAATCAAATAATTtctcatttaattattttttatttttatttgaaacaCGCAAACCAAGCAATTCCATAAATAATGCTAAATAATAACAGTACTCTCAATGTAGGAGAACGTCCCAAATTTTTTAATGGCATCATGCCCCTCTACTAAAACATTATTACAAGCAAATCATCTTAAAGGAGaaagtcacacacacatacaggaaCTAAGAGCATAACATGAGGAGTGAAGCTCACTGACACACATTAGTAGCCAAAAACATCATGATTTCAGTTTGCTAATGTGTGCATCTAAATCAGTGACCCTTCAATCCAAATGATGTAGAAAAGGAAAGATAGATGGAGATCAGAATTATCTGACCAGCAGGAAAATGCTTCAAAGGAGAAATTATTCCCAAGGTTAAGGAATGACCAGCATGAACAGCAGGGGATTCAAGGTTAAATCAGCAGGAAAACAGGATCAACAATGCAAACTAAGACAAATATCCAAGGCATCAAGACTTTATATTCCCAAACATCAGATCTAGTGATTAATCTGGTATTTGTTTGCTTGATCTTTACAGTAATGCATCATGATTCACAATCTTGGATGTTTGCAGGGTTAGTGTGACCTCATCATCACACTTTCAGGAATGGGATTTCCTTTAAAGTCAACATAAAATGGCAatcctttaatattttttggttCGCTATTAAATAGGACTTTAAAAAATGTTGGACATGACTGGATCATGAAAAGTGGGTGCTAGATACAGCAGCCCGAAATTTAACAAATTGACCAGTCTAGGTGACAGTCAAGGTGGTGTAAGCCAAAAAGTCAAgtaattaaaggtgcagtgtttaatttttagaaggatctcttgacagaaatgcaaaataatattcaaaactatattatcaggggtgtataaagacctttttataatgaaccgttatgtttttattaccttagaataagatgtttttatctacatacaccgagggtccccctacatggaagtcgccattttgtgctgccatgtttctacaaagcgtgccgcacaagccctgaaaagtgaagccaaaacatcttgatcgccccccagtgactggtcttagtataggtcataaaccccgcctccccatgttattcaatgggacttgagaccaactaaaaaaattaattacacttcaattatcttttttccgaagctggtttctgtcatttactgtagtttttatcacgctgatgtaaattaaaatgtttgtttttaaaataggtttgtgtttagttagttatttaatgatataaaaacggtggtgtcacgtcatgattgacagctgtgatatcgtgtgacaTGCGCATTCTACGAGAGTGAGGGGAGGGTTTTGACTTCGCGGCTTCCCTTCCTGCTCtgtactgcgcatgactggtcccgaaatcgctattgggacactggcggcttcacttttcaccaatgaaagagagcgaacaggcgtcgtccatctttttttacagtctatggtttctacagaagcccttaatggacaaactttgtttactaagttgtctccatcGATGACACGTTTTTTTGGTtccggctaccgtagcttctctgtgcgtttcaaaagtgaggggtgagcagtggactgagccgttggttgcaattttcaacctcaccactagaagccgctaaaatttacacactgcacctttaaataatgtacaTATTAAAAATGTTGACTTTAAGAGTGTGATTGATGCTGTCTGAAGAGTAAATCATACCAAACACTGAAGTCAAAGCAACTTTAGTTATATGATATTTGATCGAACCCTTCACCAATTGGCTATAGTAATAGCTTATGTAACTCATAACTATGATGTTAAGTTTGCATCAGTTATCATGTCTATTCCTTTAAGCTATTTTAAAACCTTCCTGTCAACCTGATGGAAAGTCAGGTGAAATCTAAATCCAGTAGGGCTGCAGAAATATTAGCATAAGTAAATCATAAAATcttattaaaggcggggtgcatgatctctgaaagccaatgttgatatttgaaatcaccgaaacaaacacgcccctaccccaatagaatctggaccttcttttgatagacccgccccacacatatgcaacccaggcaacgatgtcggttagtagacacgccccttactgctgattggctacaagtgtgttttggtgctCAGCCCACCtttcttttccaaagtgtttttttttttcaaaaatcatgcaccccgtcTTTAAATTGATTGTTGgattggtttaaaaaaatcatatgcAAGTTTCTAGGCAATCATTCTCATACTTTGTAGGAAGTATCCACCTTGCAGTGGTAGGGTAAAGTAAGGGGTAATGCATAATCCCATAACAGGATTTTTGTGAAAATTCAAGAGTGCAGCAGGGCACCTGAAGGCGTTTGCAGAGCGAGCGCAGGTCCTCACTTTTTAATGCATCTATCCGTCGATAGTACTCTGAGACAGACACTACCTAATGCACAGACAGAAGAATTGTGACCCGTGAGAGTCGAccaataaataacatttcaaGTATTAGGGGAAGGTGGAAGATCCAAAATGATGCTAAGGGGATGAAGCAAGCTTTGTGGTGTTAGTTTGTTATCACTGTGAAATTATTATCATAATTTCAACACATCAGATACATCCGATCAACGTGCCAAAACCTAAACAAGAAGTCCAAACTACAACAAGAGCTAAATTCAGGAGTAGTCCATTGAAAGCATACACTTCAAATCCAGCTTGACCCTTAGGTTTAGACAGACAACTGCATCAAGATCTGACAGTCAGTTTAGATGTACAGTAAATAAGCTTTAATCTAACAGGATTCACCTTATGAGATCAAACGGCACCGTCTCACAAAAAGATCACATCCCCAAAACCTGTTCAAGAAGCCCAGACCCTCTGCaacattttaagttttaaaataaaaaagatttgtaAGCTAAAACATTATCCCTGTACAATGGCagtgtttcttaaaatatttgaCTCGATACTGCATAACAAACAACATATGGTTGCATACCCAGTACTATATGGAAAGCTACAAAATGCTGAATCACAATCTACAAGTCAAGCACTGCATTTAGTGTGCACTGTTAAGTGCACTTGCGCAAAACTCACTCTGTTGTTGTCCGCACACCACAAACATCAAAACAAGTTTGCATTACCAAGCCAAAGCTGTATTTGGGCATCAGCTGACATCCCTCCTTTATTCTCCTGGAGAAAAACATCACTTCTGTGCAGAGACAGTCCCGGGACACGAGTGTTTATGTCTGATATGAGTATCTACAGTTACAGACACGCTTTGAAGTCGGCTCCAGGCTTTGCTCTGTTTATATCCCACACACACTCAAAAAAACGATTCCTGGCAATATTTACTTTTAAGTATTTGGATcatttagattttatttaaatactcgttttttaaaatatatgtaatc
This window harbors:
- the oxr1b gene encoding oxidation resistance protein 1b isoform X3, with the translated sequence MFFSRRIKEGCQLMPKYSFGLVVSVSEYYRRIDALKSEDLRSLCKRLQITTKEEVNSKHMVKADPEPETFKPNLNEPSVLLQPDQIEKLSKHLPPRTIGYPWSLAFSTSNHGMSIKSLYRAMQGQESPVLMVVKDSDGQLFGALASEPLKVSDSFYGTGETFLFTFCPDFEVFKWTGDNLFFMKGDPDSLAFGGGGGEFGLWLDGDLYHGRTNSCKTFGNPMLSKTEDFYVQDIEIWAFE